In a single window of the Gossypium hirsutum isolate 1008001.06 chromosome D02, Gossypium_hirsutum_v2.1, whole genome shotgun sequence genome:
- the LOC107908083 gene encoding uncharacterized protein: MINLRRDFENLKMKEVETVKQYLDRIMAVVNQIRLLGNQFPDIQVVEKLITTLPERYESKISSLEDSMDLSTISLLELINALYALEQKRASRDEGHAEGAFQAKNREASCSMKKCKQLDHVKKVCKNKGHTQQQNVEAQTIELEELMFTASYEAQLAAPYELINVVKQKWLIDSRCTSHMTVNTSLFKNVDKRFHSRVKFENDQYIEAIGNRDVLIKTLSGTKLFTDVLLVPGIDQNLLSVGKLLKKNYSVVFKENKCLILDPSGCELISTKMANRSFAVNSNLATSAAYTNSLDETQLWHKK, translated from the exons ATGATAAATCTCAGACGGGATTTTGAAAACCTCAAAATGAAGGAAGTTGAGACGGTGAAGCAATATTTAGATCGAATCATGGCAGTGGTGAACCAGATAAGACTGCTAGGTAATCAGTTCCCTGATATTCAAGTTGTTGAGAAGTTGATTACCACACTTCCTGAGAGATATGAATCAAAGATATCCTCACTTGAAGATTCAATGGATTTGTCGACCATCTCACTCTTAGAGCTAATCAATGCTCTGTATGCTCTAGAACAAAAAAGGGCAAGCAGAGATGAAGGACATGCTGAAGGAGCTTTTCAAGCTAAAAATAGAGAG GCCAGCTGCTCAATGAAAAAATGCAAGCAACTTGATCATGTAAAGAAAGTATGCAAAAATAAAGGGCATACTCAACAACAAAATGTAGAGGCACAGACAATAGAATTAGAAGAACTAATGTTCACAGCCTCTTACGAAGCCCAGCTCGCAGCACCATATGAACTCATCAACGTAGTAAAACAGAAATGGCTCATAGATAGCAGGTGTACAAGTCACATGACAGTAAATACGAGCCTCTTCAAGAATGTTGACAAAAGGTTTCATTCCAGGGTGAAATTCGAAAATGATCAATATATTGAAGCAATTGGAAATAGAGATGTTTTAATCAAAACTCTATCAGGTACTAAACTATTCACAGATGTTCTTTTAGTCCCTGGCATAGATCAAAACCTACTAAGTGTTGGAAAACTGCTCAAGAAAAATTACTCTGTGGTATTcaaagaaaacaaatgtctaatTCTTGATCCAAGTGGATGCGAGCTTATATCAACAAAGATGGCAAATAGAAGTTTTGCTGTCAACAGCAACTTAGCAACTTCAGCAGCATATACCAACTCGCTGGATGAAACACAGCTGTGGCACAAAAAATAG